The following proteins come from a genomic window of Sebastes fasciatus isolate fSebFas1 chromosome 6, fSebFas1.pri, whole genome shotgun sequence:
- the xbp1 gene encoding LOW QUALITY PROTEIN: X-box-binding protein 1 (The sequence of the model RefSeq protein was modified relative to this genomic sequence to represent the inferred CDS: deleted 2 bases in 1 codon) — protein MVVIATAGGTVGSHKVLLISGKQTTGSQTSFNRAISVVLPSQSPESPDSSDSESGSSAGPPIRKRQRLTHLSPEEKALRRKLKNRVAAQTARDRKKAKMGELEQQVIELELENQKLHIENRLLREKSSGLLTENEELRQRLGLDTLDSKEKVQGLLSNGNDAGLGIGSSERSTQATCASAAGAGPAVPKSEDFSMDTDGPDSTDNESDLLMGILDILDPELFLKSCEQEYQEPQVQLVGGGNPVPTTTPTALGTPSVKLEALNELIHFDHIYTKPVEEVVSGGHCNDSESDTEEKIDEAAFPIADVVVVEEEIVCIKDEPEEVVIPSCDGHSQVDDFFSGTSPPALSGLDKEACLADTYSDSGYEGSPSPFSDMSSPLCSDSTWEDMFASELFPQLI, from the exons ATGGTGGTGATAGCAACAGCAGGAGGCACCGTGGGGTCCCACAAAGTGCTCCTGATTTCCGGGAAACAGACGACCGGCTCACAGACGAGCTTCAACCGGGCCATCTCGGTCGTTTTACCGTCACAGTCACCGGAGAGCCCGGACTCGTCCGATTCAGAGTCCGGCTCCTCAGCTGGGCCGCCCataagaaagagacagagactcACACACTTGAGTCCGGAGGAGAAAGCACTTCGCAG gaaacTCAAGAACAGAGTCGCAGCTCAGACAGCCAGAGACaggaaaaaggctaaaatggGAGAGCTGGAACAGCAAGTCATAGAGTTGGAGCTGGAG AATCAGAAACTTCACATCGAAAACAGGCTACTTCGGGAAAAATCGAGCGGCCTACTGACAGAAAATGAGGAACTGAGACAGAGACTTGGGTTGGACACCCTCGACTCTAAAGAGAAG GTTCAGGGTTTGTTGTCCAACGGGAATGACGCAGGTTTAGGGATCGGGTCTTCTGAG CGCAGCACTCAGGCTACGTGTGCCTCCGCAGCAGGTGCAGGCCCAGCTGTCCCTAAATCTGAAGACTTCTCAATGGATACAGATGGTCCTGACAGTACAGACAATGAG TCTGATTTGCTCATGGGCATTCTGGACATCCTTGACCCAGAGCTGTTCCTCAAGTCTTGTGAACAGGAGTACCAGGAGCCGCAGGTGCAGCTGGTCGGAGGGGGGAACCCAGTACCTACCACCACACCTACGGCTCTGGGGACCCCATCAGTTAAGCTGGAGGCCCTTAATGAACTGATCCACTTTGACCACATCTACACGAAGCCcgtggaggaggtggtgagcGGCGGGCATTGCAACGACTCGgagagcgacacggaggagaaGATCGACGAGGCCGCCTTCCCCATCGCCGACGTGGTGGTGGTCGAGGAGGAGATCGTCTGCATCAAGGACGAGCCGGAGGAAGTGGTCATCCCCAGCTGTGACGGTCACAGTCAGGTGGATGACTTTTTCTCTGGAACCTCCCCGCCTGCCCTCAGCGGCCTGGATAAGGAAGCCTGTCTTGCGGACACCTACAGCGACTCTGGATACGAAGGGTCCCCATCCCCTTTCAGCGACATGTCCTCTCCCCTGTGCTCAGACAGCACCTGGGAAGACATGTTCGCTAGTGAACTCTTCCCCCAGCTTATCTAA